Proteins encoded in a region of the Uloborus diversus isolate 005 chromosome 1, Udiv.v.3.1, whole genome shotgun sequence genome:
- the LOC129224819 gene encoding G-protein coupled receptor dmsr-1-like — MPLPVDVQPTVISLVCCFSLPNMNFSDHSVEMKTQDLFEPYFSSFNGTDYNFLGDLDALEFSINASSDHLFRNTNLPRPYYGDHFRTFRSQYLAIHGYLGVIVCIFGIFANVLNIIVLTRKDMISPTNAILTGLAVADMMVMVSYLPFCIHNYIRTNLPPEKKFSYAWAVFTLFHAHFTVVCHTISTWLTVTLAVWRFLAVSFPAASKTWCSMPRAKCAILCTYLNCALFCLPVYLTFTIIEVVHNGKLAYRVSFSEIAQSNNQALEKVNFWLFSVLTKLIPCIALTGLSLGLIKVLYEANKRKQRLKNRVENDKTHDRTTRMLLAILLLFLITEFPSGIVALLSGILGKEFFDNVYLNLGEAVDLLALVNSAINFILYCSMSRQFRDTFASLFTPKIVSKWMAVPTEPNTTVDTTCV, encoded by the coding sequence ATGCCTCTTCCAGTAGACGTGCAACCTACCGTGATCTCCTTGGTATGTTGTTTCAGTCTCCCGAACATGAACTTTTCTGATCATTCAGTTGAGATGAAAACCCAAGATCTTTTTGAACCCTACTTCTCGAGCTTCAACGGAACAGATTATAACTTTCTTGGGGATCTTGATGCATTAGAATTTTCAATAAATGCGTCATCTGATCACCTGTTTCGCAACACTAATCTTCCCAGACCGTACTACGGTGATCATTTTAGAACATTCAGAAGCCAATACCTCGCAATTCATGGCTACCTTGGCGTCATCGTGTGTATATTTGGTATTTTCGCAAATGTGCTTAACATTATAGTGTTGACAAGAAAAGATATGATATCGCCTACTAATGCTATACTCACTGGTTTAGCAGTAGCTGACATGATGGTGATGGTATCATACTTGCCATTTTGCATTCACAATTACATAAGAACTAATCTTCCGCCAGAGAAGAAATTCTCGTACGCTTGGGCTGTGTTCACGCTCTTTCACGCTCATTTTACTGTAGTTTGCCACACGATATCAACATGGCTGACTGTTACTCTTGCCGTTTGGAGATTCCTTGCCGTAAGCTTTCCGGCAGCAAGCAAAACTTGGTGCAGCATGCCGAGAGCAAAGTGCGCGATCTTGTGTACATACCTCAACTGCGCGCTATTTTGTTTGCCCGTATACTTGACCTTTACCATTATCGAGGTTGTTCACAATGGCAAGCTAGCTTATCGTGTGTCTTTCAGCGAAATAGCACAAAGCAACAACCAAGCTCTGGAGAAGGTGAATTTCTGGCTCTTCAGTGTGTTGACGAAACTGATTCCATGCATCGCTCTGACGGGTCTAAGTTTAGGACTAATCAAAGTATTGTACGAAGCCAACAAAAGAAAACAGAGGCTGAAAAATCGCGTGGAAAATGACAAAACACACGACAGAACGACGAGAATGCTTCTAGCTATTCTTCTATTGTTTCTCATCACAGAGTTTCCATCTGGAATTGTTGCACTTCTCAGTGGAATTTTGGGTAAAGAGTTTTTTGACAATGTCTACCTCAATTTAGGAGAAGCGGTTGATCTGCTTGCCCTTGTCAACAGTGCTATAAATTTTATCCTTTATTGTTCAATGAGCCGTCAATTCAGGGACACATTTGCAAGTCTTTTCACGCCAAAAATAGTGTCCAAGTGGATGGCTGTGCCAACTGAGCCAAACACAACAGTAGACACAACTTGTGTCTAA